One part of the Arabidopsis thaliana chromosome 1 sequence genome encodes these proteins:
- the MEE8 gene encoding basic helix-loop-helix (bHLH) DNA-binding family protein (maternal effect embryo arrest 8 (MEE8); CONTAINS InterPro DOMAIN/s: Helix-loop-helix DNA-binding domain (InterPro:IPR001092); Has 109 Blast hits to 109 proteins in 9 species: Archae - 0; Bacteria - 0; Metazoa - 0; Fungi - 0; Plants - 109; Viruses - 0; Other Eukaryotes - 0 (source: NCBI BLink).), translating to MNKDEVFLRQWFEILYSLTNPEANSDLRRINNEKGVEKVGQKRSAESRREGKKKRVKTQCVIKSSDKSDHDTLLKKKRRERIRRQLETLKEITPNCPQSDINAILDCVIEYTNNLRLAHYKGSQGICDDWRLFTEAGAVLYYIDT from the exons ATGAACAAGGACGAAGTATTTCTTCGGCAATGGTTTGAGATACTATACTCGCTCACTAATCCAGAGGCGAATAGTGACTTGCGTAGGATCAACAACGAAAAAGGTGTAGAGAAAGTAGGGCAAAAGAGGTCAGCTGAGTCGAGGagagaaggaaagaagaagcgAGTTAAGACACAGTGCGTGATTAAATCTTCAGACAAATCTGATCATGATACCTTGTTGAAGAAG AAACGGCGGGAACGTATAAGAAGGCAACTAGAAACACTTAAGGAAATTACACCCAACTGCCCACAG TCTGATATCAACGCCATCCTTGATTGCGTTATCGAGTACACGAACAACTTGCGCCTTGCA CATTACAAGGGTTCGCAGGGAATATGTGACGACTGGAGACTGTTTACTGAAGCTGGTGCCGTTTTGTATTATATAGATACTTGA